One window of Pyxicephalus adspersus chromosome 4, UCB_Pads_2.0, whole genome shotgun sequence genomic DNA carries:
- the TP53I3 gene encoding quinone oxidoreductase PIG3, with translation MGDKMLAAHFDAPGGPDNLYIKEVDRPVPKEGEVLVQVHASALNRADLLQTRGYYPPPPGASQIIGLEAAGKVVALGPGADGRWKIGDRVMALLTGGGNAQFVAVPATQLMPIPPGMTDTDAAAIPEVWLTSYQLLHFVGKVRKGETVLIHAGASGVGTAAIQLCRLAGVLPMVTAGSAEKLEFTKKLGAASGFNYKDEDFGTKCLEATKNVGADVILDCVGATHWQKNLQCLNTDGRWVVYGLMGSGEIHGDFLTLLLRKRGSLLASTLRSRSHEYKEELVKAFTEQVLPYFSPGGSIQLRPIVDSVFPFDQIADAHRRMEANKNMGKIVLQIPV, from the exons ATGGGAG ATAAAATGTTGGCTGCACATTTCGATGCTCCAGGAGGGCCGGATAATCTCTACATTAAAGAAGTTGACAGACCCGTCCCAAAGGAAGGCGAGGTCCTGGTACAAGTCCATGCCAGTGCACTGAACAGGGCAGATTTGCTACAG ACAAGGGGATATTACCCCCCACCCCCTGGAGCCAGTCAGATTATAGGTCTAGAAGCAGCGGGGAAAGTGGTGGCCCTGGGTCCGGGTGCTGACGGACGCTGGAAGATCGGAGATCGAGTGATGGCTCTTCTTACTGGAGGAGGAAATGCCCAGTTCGTCGCTGTTCCTGCCACTCAGCTTATGCCAATCCCTCCTGGCATGACAGATACCGATGCTGCCGCCATTCCTGAGGTCTGGCTCACCTCATACCAACTCTTGCACTTTGTGG gtaagGTCCGGAAAGGGGAGACGGTGTTGATACACGCGGGAGCTAGTGGTGTCGGCACTGCGGCCATCCAGCTGTGCCGTTTGGCTGGAGTTCTTCCTATGGTGACGGCTGGATCAGCTGAAAAACTTGAGTTCACCAAAAAACTGGGAGCAGCTTCTGGTTTCAACTACAAAGATGAGGACTTTGGCACTAAATGTCTGGAGGCCACAAAAA ATGTTGGGGCTGATGTCATATTAGACTGCGTGGGAGCGACACACTGGCAGAAGAATCTACAGTGCCTGAACACTGATGGCCGCTGGGTTGTCTATGGGTTGATGGGCTCCGGTGAGATCCATGGAGATTTTCTGACACTATTATTGAGGAAAAGGGGAAGCCTTCTGGCCAGTACGCTGAGATCTCGCTCCCATGAG TACAAGGAGGAGCTGGTGAAGGCTTTCACAGAACAGGTTCTGCCTTACTTTTCCCCTGGAGGTTCTATCCAGCTGCGGCCAATAGTGGACAGCGTGTTCCCCTTTGACCAGATCGCTGATGCACATCGCCGCATGGAAGCCAACAAGAACATGGGAAAAATCGTTCTTCAGATCCCTGTGTGA